In Rutidosis leptorrhynchoides isolate AG116_Rl617_1_P2 chromosome 2, CSIRO_AGI_Rlap_v1, whole genome shotgun sequence, one genomic interval encodes:
- the LOC139893767 gene encoding uncharacterized protein, whose amino-acid sequence MAVSLRRLIFAVTIFIAVSITHSIHDRCRACNAVAEELELGLMKEKPKNHLDLRSRLDSKGQRRGKVIDYKVSELRVVDLLDGLCDKMQDYTLQKIDSTKKLWMKVDSWDNITDKQESHAYSKEISSYCGRLLEETEDELAELIMKGSVKIGEVSKVLCHDLSKHCQQTSGYQSSDDEDDIHGEL is encoded by the exons ATGGCGGTGTCGTTACGACGATTGATTTTCGCGGTGACTATATTTATCGCTGTATCTATAACTCATTCCATTCATGACAGATGCAGAGCTTGCAATGCTGTAGCT GAGGAGCTGGAACTTGGGTTGATGAAG GAGAAACCAAAAAACCATCTGGACTTGAGGAGTCGCTTGGACTCCAAAGGTCAACGAAGAGGAAAGGTGATAGATTACAA AGTCAGTGAGCTTAGAGTTGTTGACCTGCTGGATGGGCTCTGTGATAAGATGCAAGATTATACTCTTCAAAAG ATTGATTCAACCAAAAAATTGTGGATGAAAGTGGATAGCTGGGATAACATCACTG ATAAGCAAGAATCGCATGCTTACTCAAAAGAGatatcatcttattgtggaag GTTACTCGAGGAAACAGAAGATGAG TTGGCAGAATTGATAATGAAAGGATCGGTTAAGATAGGAGAAGTGAGCAAAGTTTTGTGTCATGACCTTAGCAAACATTGCCAGCAGACTAG TGGTTACCAATCAAGTGATGATGAAGACGACATACATGGAGAACTTTGA